A stretch of the Panicum virgatum strain AP13 chromosome 9N, P.virgatum_v5, whole genome shotgun sequence genome encodes the following:
- the LOC120693058 gene encoding MOB kinase activator-like 1A isoform X2 — protein sequence MSFFARGSRNQRTFRPKKSAPSGNKGMQLKRHIDATLGSGNLREAVRLPIGEDLNEWLAVNTVDFFNQVNILYGTLMEFCTPATCPTMSAGPKYEYRWADGVKIKRPIEVSAPKYVEYLMDWIEAQLDDENIFPQKLGAPFPSNFRDVVKTIFKRLFRVYAHIYHSHFQVIMKLQEEAHLNTCFKHFTLFTLEFRLIDRAELAPLSELIDPIILGREL from the exons ATGAGCTTCTTCGCCCGCGGCAGCAG GAACCAGAGGACCTTCAGGCCCAAGAAGAGCGCGCCCTCGGGAAACAAG GGTATGCAGCTGAAAAGGCACATCGACGCCACTCTCGGCAGCGGCAACCTGCGCGAGGCGGTACGTCTGCCCATCGGGGAGGACCTCAACGAGTGGCTGGCCGTCAACA CTGTTGACTTCTTCAACCAAGTAAACATTCTGTACGGCACCCTGATGGAGTTTTGCACGCCAGCTACCTGCCCGACCATGTCAGCCGGACCAAA ATATGAGTACAGATGGGCTGATGGAGTCAAGATCAAGAGGCCTATCGAGGTCTCTGCACCAAAGTACGTTGAGTACCTGATGGATTGGATAGAAGCCCAGCTCGACGATGAAAACATATTCCCTCAGAAGCTTG GGGCTCCTTTCCCTTCCAACTTCCGTGACGTCGTCAAGACGATCTTCAAGCGTCTCTTCAGGGTGTATGCGCACATATACCACTCGCACTTTCAGGTGATTATGAAGCTCCAGGAAGAGGCGCATCTCAATACTTGCTTCAAGCACTTCACACTCTTCACATTG GAATTCCGGCTGATCGACAGGGCAGAGCTGGCTCCTCTCAGCGAGTTGATTGACCCCATAATACTTGGGAGAGAGCTTTGA
- the LOC120693058 gene encoding MOB kinase activator-like 1A isoform X1, which translates to MSFFARGSRNQRTFRPKKSAPSGNKQGMQLKRHIDATLGSGNLREAVRLPIGEDLNEWLAVNTVDFFNQVNILYGTLMEFCTPATCPTMSAGPKYEYRWADGVKIKRPIEVSAPKYVEYLMDWIEAQLDDENIFPQKLGAPFPSNFRDVVKTIFKRLFRVYAHIYHSHFQVIMKLQEEAHLNTCFKHFTLFTLEFRLIDRAELAPLSELIDPIILGREL; encoded by the exons ATGAGCTTCTTCGCCCGCGGCAGCAG GAACCAGAGGACCTTCAGGCCCAAGAAGAGCGCGCCCTCGGGAAACAAG CAGGGTATGCAGCTGAAAAGGCACATCGACGCCACTCTCGGCAGCGGCAACCTGCGCGAGGCGGTACGTCTGCCCATCGGGGAGGACCTCAACGAGTGGCTGGCCGTCAACA CTGTTGACTTCTTCAACCAAGTAAACATTCTGTACGGCACCCTGATGGAGTTTTGCACGCCAGCTACCTGCCCGACCATGTCAGCCGGACCAAA ATATGAGTACAGATGGGCTGATGGAGTCAAGATCAAGAGGCCTATCGAGGTCTCTGCACCAAAGTACGTTGAGTACCTGATGGATTGGATAGAAGCCCAGCTCGACGATGAAAACATATTCCCTCAGAAGCTTG GGGCTCCTTTCCCTTCCAACTTCCGTGACGTCGTCAAGACGATCTTCAAGCGTCTCTTCAGGGTGTATGCGCACATATACCACTCGCACTTTCAGGTGATTATGAAGCTCCAGGAAGAGGCGCATCTCAATACTTGCTTCAAGCACTTCACACTCTTCACATTG GAATTCCGGCTGATCGACAGGGCAGAGCTGGCTCCTCTCAGCGAGTTGATTGACCCCATAATACTTGGGAGAGAGCTTTGA